A stretch of Shewanella dokdonensis DNA encodes these proteins:
- a CDS encoding phosphatase PAP2 family protein, giving the protein MLNTPARVFIGYWLALLLPPLFIWLSSASLFPLIDLNGMVAQVAFAVTMTGTRPWGLLTTAVVLTLACSLLPAAKRSKLLSCVLIAVVLNVVLSHLLKAIFAEPRPYVEYLAHAGLLDLQQFYALDSQSRAAILQQLQPAALPLQLAPEILRHWQAETAYAFPSGHTLFSSTLSLSCSLCLLPRVKWLPLLLLLWAWLVGFSRLLLGMHWSQDVLASAVLAAVLVLVSYIVTLRWLGQA; this is encoded by the coding sequence ATGCTAAACACCCCTGCCAGAGTGTTTATCGGTTATTGGTTAGCATTACTGCTACCACCACTGTTTATCTGGTTAAGTTCTGCCTCGTTATTTCCCTTGATTGATCTTAACGGCATGGTGGCTCAGGTTGCTTTTGCCGTCACCATGACTGGCACACGCCCATGGGGCTTACTCACGACTGCGGTGGTACTAACACTTGCTTGCAGCCTGTTACCCGCAGCCAAGCGTAGCAAGCTGCTGTCTTGCGTGCTTATCGCCGTTGTGCTCAATGTTGTACTCAGTCATCTGCTGAAAGCGATATTTGCTGAACCGCGCCCTTATGTAGAGTACTTGGCGCATGCCGGACTATTGGATCTGCAACAATTCTATGCACTGGATAGCCAAAGCCGGGCAGCGATATTGCAACAGTTGCAACCGGCAGCATTGCCGTTGCAATTAGCCCCGGAGATTCTACGTCACTGGCAAGCTGAAACCGCTTATGCATTTCCCTCTGGACACACGCTGTTTTCGAGTACCTTGAGCCTGAGTTGCAGCCTCTGTTTGCTACCACGCGTCAAATGGCTACCGTTATTGCTATTGCTCTGGGCCTGGCTGGTAGGGTTCAGTCGATTACTGTTGGGGATGCACTGGTCGCAGGATGTGTTGGCATCGGCAGTGCTCGCCGCAGTGTTAGTCTTGGTGAGTTATATCGTAACGCTTCGATGGCTCGGTCAAGCATGA